The following are encoded in a window of Pseudomonas sp. JQ170C genomic DNA:
- the rpsS gene encoding 30S ribosomal protein S19: MPRSLKKGPFIDLHLLKKIEVAAEKNDRKPVKTWSRRSMILPQMVGLTIAVHNGRQHVPVLVNEDMVGHKLGEFAGTRTYRGHVADKKAKR; the protein is encoded by the coding sequence GTGCCACGTTCTCTGAAAAAAGGTCCTTTTATCGATCTTCACCTACTGAAGAAGATCGAAGTGGCGGCGGAAAAGAACGATCGCAAACCAGTTAAGACCTGGTCGCGCCGTTCGATGATCCTGCCACAAATGGTCGGTCTGACCATCGCGGTACACAACGGTCGCCAACACGTCCCAGTTCTCGTGAACGAAGACATGGTCGGCCATAAACTGGGCGAGTTTGCCGGTACCCGCACTTATCGTGGGCACGTGGCTGACAAGA
- the rplW gene encoding 50S ribosomal protein L23, with amino-acid sequence MNQERVFKVLLGPHVSEKATVLAEKKGQFVFKVATDATKLEIKKAVEGLFGVKVENVSTVNVLGKTKRTARGLGKRNDWKKAIVSLQPGQDLDFSSSAE; translated from the coding sequence ATGAACCAGGAACGCGTATTTAAAGTCCTCCTTGGCCCGCATGTTTCCGAGAAGGCTACCGTTCTGGCTGAGAAAAAAGGCCAGTTCGTATTCAAGGTTGCTACTGATGCAACCAAGCTGGAAATCAAGAAAGCTGTCGAAGGCCTGTTCGGCGTAAAAGTCGAAAACGTGTCGACTGTAAACGTTCTGGGTAAAACCAAGCGTACCGCACGTGGTCTGGGCAAGCGCAATGACTGGAAGAAGGCGATCGTCTCCCTTCAGCCAGGCCAAGATCTCGATTTCAGCAGCAGTGCTGAGTAA
- the rplB gene encoding 50S ribosomal protein L2, whose protein sequence is MAIVKCKPTSPGRRFVVKVVNKELHKGAPHAPLLEKKSKSGGRNNNGRITTRHVGGGHKQHYRMVDFRRNDKDGIVATVERIEYDPNRTAHIALLCYADGERRYIIAPKGVSAGDQLIAGALAPIKPGNSLQLRNIPVGSTIHGIELKPGKGAQIARSAGASAQLIAREGVYVTVRLRSGEMRKVLAECRATLGEVSNSEHSLRSLGKAGAKRWRGVRPTVRGVAMNPVDHPHGGGEGRTSGGRHPVSPWGFPTKGAKTRGNKRTDNMIVRRRK, encoded by the coding sequence ATGGCAATCGTTAAATGCAAACCGACTTCCCCTGGCCGCCGTTTCGTGGTCAAGGTGGTCAACAAGGAGCTGCACAAAGGCGCTCCTCACGCACCGCTGCTCGAGAAGAAATCGAAGTCTGGTGGTCGTAACAACAATGGCCGCATCACTACTCGTCACGTAGGTGGTGGTCATAAGCAGCATTACCGTATGGTCGACTTCCGTCGCAACGACAAAGATGGCATCGTCGCCACTGTCGAGCGTATCGAATACGATCCAAACCGTACTGCTCACATCGCACTGCTCTGCTACGCAGACGGCGAGCGCCGCTACATCATCGCCCCTAAAGGCGTGAGTGCTGGCGACCAGCTGATCGCAGGTGCTCTGGCTCCAATCAAGCCGGGCAACTCCCTGCAACTGCGCAACATTCCAGTGGGTAGCACCATTCACGGCATCGAACTGAAGCCGGGCAAAGGTGCACAAATCGCTCGCTCCGCTGGTGCTTCGGCTCAGCTGATCGCTCGCGAAGGCGTCTACGTGACCGTTCGTCTGCGCTCCGGCGAGATGCGTAAAGTCCTGGCTGAATGCCGTGCGACCCTGGGTGAAGTCTCGAACTCCGAGCACAGCCTGCGTTCGCTGGGTAAAGCTGGTGCCAAACGCTGGCGTGGCGTTCGCCCAACCGTTCGTGGTGTTGCCATGAACCCGGTTGACCACCCACATGGTGGTGGTGAAGGTCGTACCTCCGGTGGTCGTCATCCGGTATCGCCATGGGGCTTCCCGACTAAGGGCGCGAAGACTCGTGGTAATAAGCGTACCGACAACATGATCGTCCGTCGTCGCAAGTAA